The following is a genomic window from Ictalurus furcatus strain D&B chromosome 14, Billie_1.0, whole genome shotgun sequence.
ttttaatGGTAACGTAATTTACAGAACTACAAAACATTGCGGCTTTTACATGCTCTGTAGCacgtgacattttttttagcatCAGCTAAGAGAGAACGTGAGTGTGTGAGGTTATACTTTACCTGCAGCATCTTGTCAGGACTTGGCTCAATACCTGGTGGCATGTTACTGGGGTCAAACGCCAGTTGCTCCACTTCAGCGAAATAGTTTACAGGGTTTTTATTCAACACAAAGCGTCCAACTGGAACCAGGGGGTAGTCCTTATGGGACCAAACCTGAGAGATAAAGAGTAAAAGAAAAGCCCTGCAAATGGTCAGTATTTACGAACACACTATTATTAACAAGAGCAATCTTATGATGTGAGAAATACGTCATCTTCAAAGGTTCTTTGACAGCACacccctatctatctatatctatatctatatataacatgGCTACTGAGAGGAGGTTAGGGCACCTTGGTCAGATCAAATGGGTTCCATGGGTACTTCTCCGACTGCTCAAAGGTCATGACCTGGATGTAGAAGGTCCAGGAGGGAAAGTTGCCATCGGCAATGGCGTTGTACAAGTCACGGATGGCGTAGTCAGGATCAGTGGAGGCTAAACGGTCTGCCTCCTCCACAGTCAGATTCTTAATGCCCTGATCGGTCTGACAGGAAGAGAAggcgtcacacacacacacaaagacatagACATACAAGTGCAAACACAACTACACACCTTGTAGTGGAACTTGCAGTAGACAGGGTGGCCCGCAGAGTTGATCAGTTTGAAGGTGTGGGAACCGTAGCCATTCATATGGCGATATCCATCAGGCAATCCACGATCGCTGAAGAGGAACGACACCTgcaagaagagagaaagagaaatgaagagagagaaaaaaactaaataaaacatggaCAGCTGAAGCTACTGGAGAAACCCCAGGCCGTGCTCATCCCCTGGACAATTCCATCTCTagagtgaagcatggtggtggcagcatcctGCCGCGGGGatgctttgtaaataaattgaCAAAATTCTGTCTAAACATGTtctgtccattttattttttggggtAGACTCAGGTCCAAACCGGTTCCAGCATCATAATGCCCCTGCGCACAAAGCcaactccatgaagacatggtgtgttaaggctGGAGTGTAACTCATGGCTCGGTGCAAGACACTTTTAATTAACCATTTAAAAGTAAAGAGCATCAAAATGAAAATCTCACAAACCTGATGCAGAGACTCTGGACGCAGGCTCCAAAAGTCCCACACCATGTCAGGGTCCTTCAGGTGAGTCTGAGGATTCCGCTTCTGAGAGTGGATGAAGGATGGAAACTAGGCATgcagaaatacacaaaaactCAGTAAACATACAGAAAACATTCCAGACCAAGACATCAGgatctctctttctcaccaGAAATGCATCCCTGATGAAGAAGATGGGTGTGTTATTGCCTGTCAGGTCCCAGTTGCCCTCGTCGGTGTAGAATTTCACTGCAAATCCTCGAGGGTCACGGACTGTATCAGCTGAACCGGACTCACCAGCTAGAAACACAGATGCTGTTTGAAGAAATAGCGTGGAGGGAGAAATATCTCTGCTCCTGTCACTACTGCCTGCACTTTAACAAGCTCCTGGACCACGGTGCATGCTAAGAGCGCTAGTTCTACGTTGAAGCACATTTGTTTTGACCCAAAGAAGGGGTTCATGGTTAAAAGGTTCAGGCTGAGAGGCGTGTCCAGTTAAACTGACTTGAGCATGTTGCAGGGAgataagagagaaagaaaagagcttCTCTTGTCACAGTGGCCATTAAATGCATGCTCACGCGTAACATAACTGGTGCTGCcgtaattattggcacccttcataaaaattaagaattcatttataaaacatttcaaatatatatatatatatatatatatatatatatatatatatatatatatatatatatatatatatatatatatattagtggaCACCCTCAAGtaacacaacagaacaacagaATGAAGGGAGACCTCTACCACTGCAACTACACAAGATCAAAAACACCCCCAAGTATAAAAACAGGCCTCATGCAAGCTCTGTCTTGCTTCATTTCAAAGGGACAAGTGAAAGGTGGCGTGTGTTATGCAAGCACTGATTGGCACAATTTCCTAAACACAAAAATAGTCAATATGTACACCATGCAAACTCCTGAAGTGCGTGATAAACACTGAGCTCTACATATTCAACAGTAATTATACCTTCTCATTTTATTAGTAGTCTAttaattatattgtatattatatttatatattatatatgaacgGGAGTTATATGGAGAGGAAATGTGTCTCACCCACAGTAGAGAATCTCACAGCGATGGGAGTTGTCTTGCCCACATGCTCAAACACCTTGGCCTTGCAGTAGTGCGTGATGTCATGAGTCACCTCAAAATAACCAAATGCACCTGcagagagggaagaggagagTATCAAACCGTCACCATCGTTCATCAAGTTCCATGTTTCTTTGATCAGGCACTGCTTACTGTAATCTCTCTTTTTAGTTCCACAAAGCAGGAAAATTGGATCCAATCCTTAAGCAAGTTCTTAAGGGCTTTAGTGTAGCCTTGAGGCTTTTCTTTCAGTAGCTCAGTGTTTGTAAGCACAGACCTGCTCCTTTGGCATGCACCACCCTTTCGGGGATGCGCTCGCGGTCGAAGTGGGCCATCTCGTCCGTGAACACGACATCCTGCACCAGCAGTGGCCCTTGGGGTCCAGCCGTCTGAACATTCAGCTTATCGCCTATGGGGATCCCTGCTCCCGTGGTCAACACGTCGGCTCGCTGAGACAGGAACGGATTCAAAAGGTGAGGTGAGGGTAAATGTAAGGGAACAGATATGCTAGCATCTATGCATGAGATTAAGTTTTTCAGCAAAGCTCAACTCAACCCACCATCGCTCAAGATACAAGGAAGACATGCACTGAGACTTTATCAAGACCAAGTCACTGTCCGTcttcaaatgaacaaaaaaataaaaataaaaagctttgtACTAACTATTGTTTAGCAGGGTTTTTAACTATGTTGTGGTTTTGATAGAGACGATAAAGCACTTGtccatctgctaaatgctgtaaatgtaaaaatgtgtctgGAGGTTTGTTTACTTCATGAATACGAGGAAAACactttgttttgattttaattaataattgtcCTTTTCTGTGGATCCTAATTAACCAGACTTTGGTAACATTGTGAACTTTTGAGGGAACATAGTCACACAAACACGCAATGGTGGTTCAACTGTTaacggctctgggttactgatcagaaggtcgggggttcaagccccagcaccgccaagctgcggCTTTGAACACGGCCCctaaccctccctgctccaggggcgccggatcagggctgaccctgcgctctgaacCCAATTTCCTACCAAGCTGGAGtatttgaagaaaaataatttccctgtgctgtaacgtatatgTGACAGATAAAAGCTTCATGTTCTTCTAAACAACATGATTAACAAATAAAGGCTGTAATTGAAGGACTTGATTCCTCAACAGGCCTTTGACCTGGATTACAAAACAGCACAATGTACCGTCCAGGTTAAAAACCGACACATGTAAAGACGTGACCTCGTGTGAactgctctctgattggctggccGTTTGATAAAGGCAACCAATCTGGTTAGTGGATTTAAAGAGGCGAGTCTAAAGGAAAACAGTTTGCAGGACTTTAGACTTGTGCGCAGATCGGAAATCTAACTCGCTTTTTTTAAACGTGATCTATGCGA
Proteins encoded in this region:
- the cat gene encoding catalase isoform X2; translated protein: MAENREKATDQMKIWKESRRSQRADVLTTGAGIPIGDKLNVQTAGPQGPLLVQDVVFTDEMAHFDRERIPERVVHAKGAGAFGYFEVTHDITHYCKAKVFEHVGKTTPIAVRFSTVAGESGSADTVRDPRGFAVKFYTDEGNWDLTGNNTPIFFIRDAFLFPSFIHSQKRNPQTHLKDPDMVWDFWSLRPESLHQVSFLFSDRGLPDGYRHMNGYGSHTFKLINSAGHPVYCKFHYKTDQGIKNLTVEEADRLASTDPDYAIRDLYNAIADGNFPSWTFYIQVMTFEQSEKYPWNPFDLTKVWSHKDYPLVPVGRFVLNKNPVNYFAEVEQLAFDPSNMPPGIEPSPDKMLQGRLFSYPDTHRHRLGANYLQLPVNCPYRARVANYQRDGPMCVTDNQGGVPNYYPNSFSAPDCQPRFMESKFRVSPDVGRYNSSDDDNVTQVRTFFTTVLNEAERERLCQNMAGHLKGAQLFIQKRMVQHLMAVHQDYGSRVQALLNKYNAEGKKISSNSLHVYKKGGSSAVAASSKI
- the cat gene encoding catalase isoform X1 produces the protein MAENREKATDQMKIWKESRRSQRADVLTTGAGIPIGDKLNVQTAGPQGPLLVQDVVFTDEMAHFDRERIPERVVHAKGAGAFGYFEVTHDITHYCKAKVFEHVGKTTPIAVRFSTVAGESGSADTVRDPRGFAVKFYTDEGNWDLTGNNTPIFFIRDAFLFPSFIHSQKRNPQTHLKDPDMVWDFWSLRPESLHQVSFLFSDRGLPDGYRHMNGYGSHTFKLINSAGHPVYCKFHYKTDQGIKNLTVEEADRLASTDPDYAIRDLYNAIADGNFPSWTFYIQVMTFEQSEKYPWNPFDLTKVWSHKDYPLVPVGRFVLNKNPVNYFAEVEQLAFDPSNMPPGIEPSPDKMLQGRLFSYPDTHRHRLGANYLQLPVNCPYRARVANYQRDGPMCVTDNQGGVPNYYPNSFSAPDCQPRFMESKFRVSPDVGRYNSSDDDNVTQVRTFFTTVLNEAERERLCQNMAGHLKGAQLFIQKRMVQHLMAVHQDYGSRVQALLNKYNAEGKKNSLHVYKKGGSSAVAASSKI